A DNA window from Pleurodeles waltl isolate 20211129_DDA chromosome 12, aPleWal1.hap1.20221129, whole genome shotgun sequence contains the following coding sequences:
- the LOC138268747 gene encoding arrestin domain-containing protein 2-like isoform X1: MIFDKVKRFLVALDCPEPDSPPVFSGGDTVTGRVLLELVAETKVESIKLHAQGLARVHWTESRSAGSSATYTQNYCDEVGYLEHREGLLQTDNGALTVLQAGKHEFPFSFQLPETLVTSFEGKHGSVRYWVKAKLHRPWATVKKAKKDFTVIEPIDINTPALLAPQAGTKEKNARAWYCSLGQVSVTAKIERKGYTPGEVIPIFAEIDNATSRAVVPKAAIIQTQTFIARGTMKQKKTVVASIAGDSVGAGKRESWHGRALKVPPLGPSITQCRIIRVEYTLKVCVDIPGTSKLLLELPLVIGTIPLHPFGSRTSSVSSQYSVNLEWLRLTIPEQPEPPPEYSAIVSDDDSEHRLSPPLHIDFNGLLEGPFYAYIQEFRNRPPPLYSVVDPNPVDSMRPRCMTC; encoded by the exons ATGATTTTCGACAAGGTGAAGCGGTTCCTTGTGGCCCTGGACTGCCCGGAGCCGGACTCCCCGCCCGTCTTCAGCGGAGGAGACACCGTGACCGGCCGGGTGCTGCTGGAGCTGGTGGCCGAGACCAAGGTGGAGTCCATCAAACTCCACGCCCAGGGCCTGGCCCGGGTCCACTGGACCGAGTCCCGCAGCGCCGGGTCCAGCGCCACCTACACCCAGAACTACTGCGACGAGGTGGGCTACCTGGAGCACCGGGAGGGCCTGCTCCAGACAG ATAACGGGGCGCTGACGGTGCTGCAGGCCGGAAAACACGAGTTCCCCTTCAGCTTCCAGCTGCCAGA GACCTTGGTGACGTCATTCGAAGGGAAGCACGGCAGCGTGCGATACTGGGTGAAGGCCAAACTGCACCGGCCCTGGGCCACCGTCAAGAAGGCCAAAAAAGACTTCACCGTCATCGAACCCATTGATATCAACACCCCCGCCCTGCTG GCGCCACAAGCGGGTACGAAGGAGAAGAATGCCCGTGCCTGGTATTGCAGCCTCGGACAGGTGTCGGTGACCGCCAAGATTGAACGCAAAGGCTACACTCCAG GTGAAGTAATCCCGATATTTGCTGAAATTGATAACGCTACGTCCCGGGCAGTGGTACCCAAGGCAGCCATTATCCAAACGCAAACCTTTATCGCACGGGGAACCATGAAGCAGAAGAAAACTGTGGTGGCCTCCATTGCTGGGGATTCGGTGGGTGCTGGAAAGAGGGAGTCGTGGCACGGAAGAGCACTGAAGGTCCCGCCCCTTGGCCCATCTATTACGCAGTGCCGGATCATCCGTGTCGAGTATACTTTAAAG GTGTGTGTCGACATTCCCGGCACGTCAAAGCTACTCCTGGAGCTTCCGCTGGTCATCGGGACTATCCCGTTGCATCCCTTCGGGAGCCGGACGTCCAGTGTCAGCAGCCAGTACAGCGTCAATCTAGAGTGGCTGCGACTCACCATCCCGGAGCAGCCTGAGC CTCCTCCTGAATACTCCGCCATTGTGTCCGATGATGACTCCGAGCACAGGTTGTCCCCACCGCTCCACATTGACTTCAATGGCCTCCTGGAAGGTCCATTCTATGCGTATATCCAGGAGTTCCGGAACCGCCCACCACCGCTTTACTCTGTG